The Actinosynnema mirum DSM 43827 genomic interval AAGAGGAGGAACCGCCCAGGTCGCAGCGGCTATGGTTTGCGCTGCACGGGTTGCGCCCCTTGCGTGACCGGGGTGCTCCGGAGGACGTTGGAGATCATCCCGCCGTGAGCGGGGACACACGACAGTTGAAGAGGGGAGCTGACACGGTGACGACTGGCGAGGTCCGCGAAGAACTCCTCCCCCTGCGCGTCGACTTCGACCGGGCATGGCGCGGCTACGACAGGGCGCAGGTCCAGGGCTACGTGCGCGAGGCGGAGACCGGGACGCGGCTGCTGGCCGCCGACCGGGACGCCGCCGTGGCGCGCTCGGAGGACCTGGCCCGGCAGCTGGAGGAGGCCCGCGAGCAGGTGCGGGAGCTGCGGGCGAAGGTGGACCGCATCAGCGGTTCGCCGGTGGACGTCGAGGCGCTGGAGGAGCGGCTGCGCAGGCGGGTCGAGCTGGCCCACCGGCAGGCCGAGGAGATCACCGCGCGCGCTCGGGCGGCGGCCGAGCGCACGTGGGCGGACGCGGACCGGGCGGCGGCGAGCCTGCGGGAGCAGTGGGAGCGGCTGGTCGGCGAGCAGCACGACGCGACCAGGATCACCCGCGAGGAGGCCGAGGTCGCGGCGCGCGAGGCGGCGGAGCAGCGGCGGGAGCTGGACGAGCAGTCGGCGCTGCTGCGCGCCCAGGTCGAGTCGGACTTCACCGAGGCGATGCGCGCCCGGCGGGGCGAGGCGCTGGCCGCCCTCGCCCGGCGGGACGCGGAGAGCCAGGCGGAGGCCCAGCGGCTGGTCGCCGAGGCCGCCGAGCACGCCGCGGCCATCGTGGCCGAGGCGGAGCGGCGGGTCGCGGAGCTCAAGGCCGGGCGGCAGCGGGTGGCCGAGCAGCTGCTCGTGGCGCAGCGGATGCTGAGCGACGCGCAGGACGGGCTGGAGCCGCTGCCGGAGGAGCAGGAGCCGCAGGTCCCGCACCTGGTCGCGGTCTGACACCGCGCTCTGACACCGCGCTCTGACACCGGGGTCAGGTGGGGTCGGGCGGCGGCGCGTCGGCCCGCGCGTGGGTCGACGCGGGGTGAGCGCGCGCCCGGTGGTCGCCGACCGCCGGGTGCGGGCGGGAGCGCCTCCAGGGGCGCGGTGAGCGGTGTGGCGGGGGAGCCTGCGCGTGGTGGCCGATCGCGGTGCGAGCGGTTCTGCGGGTAGGCTCCCCTACCCATGTGCGAGGGTTTCCACCTGCGCTCGGGCGCCGGTCGGAACGGCGCGCGCGCCGCGCTGGGGGCCGCTGGTCCGGGTGGCGGCGGGCGGTGCGGCACCGGGGGGACCGCCACGTGGCGACGGGCGCCGCGCGGGACCGGTTGGGCGGTGCGGCGATGACCGAGCGTGGTGGGCGCGAGCCCGAACCGGGGCAGGCCGTCGGCTCGCCGGACGGGCGGGTGCCCAGGCCGCGCTCCCCCGGCGGGAGCGGGCCCGTCCGGGTGCCCGGCGCGCGGGAGGCCGGGCGCGAACCGGTGGGGCAGCGGGGTTTCCGGGCGCTGCTCTCGCGGGGCCAGTGGGACCTGCTGGTCGCCGAGGGCGCGCTGACCCCGCACGAGAGCAGGCAGCGCCTGCTGCTGCAGGGCGACCCCGGCGAGGTGGTGCTGCTGTGCGTGGCGGGCCGGGTGAAGGTGGTCTACTCCGAGCCGGACGGGCGGGAGATCCTGCTCGCCGTGCGCGGGCCCGGTGACGTGCTGGGCGAGTTCGCGGCGCAGGACAAGCGGCCCCGGTCGGCGACCGTGCAGGCCATCGAGCGCGGGGCGACGTCGCGGCTGTCGGCCGAGCGGTTCGACGCGCTGGTGGGGCGGTGCGGGGTCGAGCCCGCGCTGCGGAACTACGTGATGGGCAAGTTCCGGGAGAGCTTCACGCACACCTGGCGGGTCGCGCACCGCACGGCCGCCGACCAGCTGACCGACCTGCTGGTGAAGCTCGTCGGCGCGGCGGGGCCGGAGCACCCGTCGGCGACCACGATCCCGATGTCGCAGGAGGAGCTGGCGGCGGCGCTGGGGCTGGCGCGGTCGGCGGTGACGCCGGTGCTGGCGGAGTGGAAGGCGGCCGGGCTGGTGCGGATCGCGCGGGGCGTGCTCCAGGTGGTGGACCTGGCGGCGCTGATCGCCTCGCGGCCGGGCGAGTCCGGGTGAGCTCCCCCGCTTCCCGGTCCTGACCTGGGGTCTTGGGCTCGCCGTCGGAAATTTTCGCCGTGCGTCCAGTTCTGGACAGAACGCCCGCCCCCGGTGGGTCAGGCTTGGTCGTGTTGGGCCGGAGGGGGAACAACGGGGGGAAGCGGAGCGGGTTTAGCCGTCACCGGGGGGCTGGCGGCGGATCCGGGGGGACCGCGCGGGGCGTCGGGGGGACGCGTGCGCGGCGCCCGCTCCGCACGGCGTCTGGGGGTGTCGTGCCGGGGCGCGGGTGGGACCGCGCCCCGGCACGACTGCCGCGTCAGGCTCCGCCGTTTCCGGTTCCGGTCAGCAGGAGCCGTCCGACTCCTTCAGGCCCGTGTTGGCCCCCGCCGTGCGGGCGACGATGGTCGGCACGCAGCTCGTCTGGTCGAGCCGGTAGCTGTAGGGCACGGTGACCGAGGTGGTGGACTGCGGGTTCGGCCCCGCCGGGTTGGTCTCGTCGTCCGGGGTGGACCAGGTGACGTTGTCGAACGTGTTCCCGCTGACCTGCCAGTAGCCCGCCTCGTCGGTGTAGAAGGTGCCGAGGGCGTCGCGGGAGTTCTTGAAGTAGTTGTTCTCGACCTTGGCCTTCGCGCCCGCGCGCGAGTTGATGCCGGACTCGTTCAGGCTCACGTAGTTGTTGTTGTACATGTGCGCCGTGCCGCCGCGCAGCAGCGGGGTCCGGGAGTCGATGTTCTGGTACAGGTTGTGGTGGTAGGTGATGAAGCTGTTCGAGCGGTCGCTCTCGCTGGAACCGACCAGACCGCCGCGACCGGAATTGCGCAGGGTGCTGTAGGACAGGGTCACATACTGGGTGTTGTCCTTCATGTCGAAAAGCCCGTCGTACCCCGCCGACTCGCCGCCCGAGGCGATCAGGTTGACGTGGTCGACCCACACGTTGCGCACGTCCCGCTCCATGCCGATGGCGTCGCCGCCGTTGGACGTGGGCGATCCGGACTTCTTGACGTTCTGGATCGTCACGTTCCGGATGATGATGTTGCGGGATTCGCGGATGTGGATGCCGATCTGGTCGAACACCGCGCCGGAGCCGACGCCGATGATCGTGACGTTGCTGATCTTCTTGAGCTCGATGACCCCGGCGGCGGTGTCGCAGCTTCCGGAGACCTTGCTGGTGTTGCCGTGGTTGATGGTCCCCTGCACCTCGATGGTGATGGGGGTGCTCGTGCCGGCCCGGCCGCACAGCGCCTGGTGGATCTGGGTGCCCGTGGTGGCCCGGACCGTCGCCCCGCCCTGGCCGCCGGTGGTGCCGCCGTTGGCGGAGGCGTACCCGGTCGCGGCGCCCGCGGCGGAGGCCGACCCGGCGGTGAGGGCGGCGCCCGCGGTGGTCGAGACGAGCAGCGCGGCCACGACCGCGGGGATTCGCCGGACGACTGATCGCTTCATTCCATCTCCTGCGTCGTCGAAGGATGGGACGGTTCAGCGGCGATCGACCGGGGGCGGCGTTGCCCCGGCCTTGGGAAGAATCAGTCGACACGTGTCGGAAAGCGCTTGCCCCGAAGCTAGAGGCGGGTCTTGATCGTGTCAATCCGGGGCGGCGTTCATTCACGAATGCGGACAGCGGGGTACGGGGAACGATTCCTGCGGCTGGTCACGTATCTGAACTCCTCGTTCTGGTACGTGAACTCCGAACGGCGGCGGCGGCGTCGGAAACGGGTTTCCCCGACACGACGGGACCGCGTCGGCTGGGGTGCCGACGCGGTCCCGGTCTCGTGGGGGCTCGGGTCAGGTGGTGGTGCAGGCGGCTCCGTTGAGGGTGAACGCGTTCGGTTTCCCGGAGTCGCCGGTGTGGGTGGCCTGGAGGCCGAGCGTGGTGGACGCGCCGGGCGCCAGGGCGCCGTTGTAGGAGGCGTTCGTGGCGGTCACCGCGCTGCCGGACGAGGTGAACGTGGCGTTCCAGCCGGACGTCACGCGCTGCCCGGACGGCAGGGTGAAGGCGAGGGTCCAGCCGTCCACCGCGCCGCTGCCGGTGTTGGTGATCGTGATGCTCGCGGTGAGGCCGGTGTTCCAGGCGTTCACCGAGTAGCCGACCCGGCAGGCGCCGCTCGGGTTCGGGGGCGTGGTCGTCGTAGTGGTGGTCGTGGTGGTGGTCGTCGTGGTCGTGGTGGGGTTCTGGCCGGGGGTGTCCAGGCCGAAGAACTCGATCACGCGCTGCCCCATCCCCGACGCCATCAGGTTGTGCCCGACGCCCTGCAGCGAGATGGCCTCCACCTTGTCGCCGTAGCGGGTGCGGGTCCAGTTCGGCTGCGGGTAGTCGGTGGAGGTGGGGGTGGTGGACAGGCCGTGGACGTTGGTCCACTGGTCGATCTGCTCGCCGAAGTTCGGGTACCGCAGCGTGTCGTCCTGCGTGCCGTGCCAGGTCTGCACCCTCGGCCTCGGCCCGGTGTAGCCGGGGTACGCCGAGCGGGCGATGTCGCCCCACTGCGCCGGGGTCTTGAGCACGGTGCCGTTCGCGCAGGCGCTGTTCCACAGCGACCCGTCCGTCGTGGCGAAGCACCCGTCCGGGACGCCCGCGAACGGGGCGCCCGCCGCGAACACGTCCGGGTAGTTGGCGAGCATGACGTTGGTCATCATCGCCCCGGACGAGGTGCCGGTGACGAACACCCGCGCCGGGTCGCCGTTGTAGCGCTGCAGGGTGTGGCGCACCATCGACATCAGCCCGACCGGGTCGCTGCCGCCGTCGCGCCGCAGCGCCTGCGGCGAGGACACGTCGAAGCAGTTGCCGCTGCGGGTGGCCGACGGGTAGATCACCACGAAGCCGTGCTGGTCGGCCAGGCGCGCGTACTCGGTGCCGGAGTGGAACGCCGGCCCGGAGCCGGTGCAGTAGTGGACGGCGAGCAGCACGGCGGGTCTGCTCGCCACCCGATCGGGGACGTAGAGGTGCATCCGCAGGCCGCTGGGGTTGGCGCCGAACCCGGTGACCTCGACCAGCGACGCCGCCCTGGCCTGCGGCGCCGCGACGAACGTGAGCAGGGCGACGAGAGCCGCCACGAGCATCCCGACAGTTTTCACCCGCCAACCATGTGCGCGGAACTCGTTGTCCGACAACGGTTTGCGCAGAAGTTGCGCGGGGTCAGCGCAGGCGCAGGCAGTCCCGCAGCCTGCGCGCCACCCGGCCCATCACCGCCTCGGCCCCCGGTTGCGCGGCGGCGGGCACGGTCGAGCCGGTCAGGGCGGCCACCGCGAACGCCTGCCCGTCGTCGTGCTCCACCACGCCCACCTCGTGGCGCAGCGTCAGCAGCGTGC includes:
- a CDS encoding Crp/Fnr family transcriptional regulator codes for the protein MTERGGREPEPGQAVGSPDGRVPRPRSPGGSGPVRVPGAREAGREPVGQRGFRALLSRGQWDLLVAEGALTPHESRQRLLLQGDPGEVVLLCVAGRVKVVYSEPDGREILLAVRGPGDVLGEFAAQDKRPRSATVQAIERGATSRLSAERFDALVGRCGVEPALRNYVMGKFRESFTHTWRVAHRTAADQLTDLLVKLVGAAGPEHPSATTIPMSQEELAAALGLARSAVTPVLAEWKAAGLVRIARGVLQVVDLAALIASRPGESG
- a CDS encoding pectate lyase family protein, with protein sequence MKRSVVRRIPAVVAALLVSTTAGAALTAGSASAAGAATGYASANGGTTGGQGGATVRATTGTQIHQALCGRAGTSTPITIEVQGTINHGNTSKVSGSCDTAAGVIELKKISNVTIIGVGSGAVFDQIGIHIRESRNIIIRNVTIQNVKKSGSPTSNGGDAIGMERDVRNVWVDHVNLIASGGESAGYDGLFDMKDNTQYVTLSYSTLRNSGRGGLVGSSESDRSNSFITYHHNLYQNIDSRTPLLRGGTAHMYNNNYVSLNESGINSRAGAKAKVENNYFKNSRDALGTFYTDEAGYWQVSGNTFDNVTWSTPDDETNPAGPNPQSTTSVTVPYSYRLDQTSCVPTIVARTAGANTGLKESDGSC
- a CDS encoding extracellular catalytic domain type 1 short-chain-length polyhydroxyalkanoate depolymerase, translated to MLVAALVALLTFVAAPQARAASLVEVTGFGANPSGLRMHLYVPDRVASRPAVLLAVHYCTGSGPAFHSGTEYARLADQHGFVVIYPSATRSGNCFDVSSPQALRRDGGSDPVGLMSMVRHTLQRYNGDPARVFVTGTSSGAMMTNVMLANYPDVFAAGAPFAGVPDGCFATTDGSLWNSACANGTVLKTPAQWGDIARSAYPGYTGPRPRVQTWHGTQDDTLRYPNFGEQIDQWTNVHGLSTTPTSTDYPQPNWTRTRYGDKVEAISLQGVGHNLMASGMGQRVIEFFGLDTPGQNPTTTTTTTTTTTTTTTTPPNPSGACRVGYSVNAWNTGLTASITITNTGSGAVDGWTLAFTLPSGQRVTSGWNATFTSSGSAVTATNASYNGALAPGASTTLGLQATHTGDSGKPNAFTLNGAACTTT